From Canis lupus baileyi chromosome X, mCanLup2.hap1, whole genome shotgun sequence:
CACCTCGCGGGTCCCGTCCAGTTGGCGTTGGTCCACCATGGGGGCTCATCCAGTTGGTGTGTGTCCACCTACAGGGCTTGACCAGTTAGCATAGATGCACCTCACAGGACCCAGCCAGGTGGCCTGGGTGACCCTGCACAGTTATCGCAGCCGTACTCACTCTGTTACCCGTGCTGTCCTCTCTATCCCGAGACTCATTTCATAAGTGGAGCTTGTACTTCTGAGTCCCCTTCATCTGTCTCACCCATCCTCTCACCCCGCCGCCCCTCTGGCGGCTTGGGTAcagttggcatgggtccaccacGCGGATCCTGtccagttggcatgggtccaccatGCAGGTCCCGTCCAGATGGCATGGGTCCACCACGTGGGTCCCAtccagttggcatgggtccaccacGCAGGTCCCGTCCAGTTGGCACAGATCCACCACGCGGGTCCCGTCCAGTTGGCACGGGTCCACCTCACGGGTCCCGtccagttggcatgggtccaccacGTGGGTCCCGTCCAGATGGCACGGGTCCACCACGCGGGTCCCGTCCAGTTGGCACGGATCCACCACGTGGGTCCCGTCCAGTTGGCACGGGTCCACCTCGCGAGCCCGtccagttggcatgggtccaccacgcgggtcccgtccagttggcatgggtccaccacGCGGGTCCACCCAGTTGGCATATTTCCACTTCGCGGGTCCCGTCCAGTTGGCATGGATCCACCTCACGGGTCCCGtccagttggcatgggtccaccacGCGGGTCCCGTCCAGTTGACACGGGTCCACCTCGCGAGCCCGTCCAGTTGGCATATTTCCACCACGTGGGTCCGtccagttggcatgggtccaccacgcgggtcccgtccagttggcatgggtccacctCGCGAGCCCGTCCAGTTGGCATATTTCCACCACGTGGGTCCCGtccagttggcatgggtccaccacGTGGGTCCCGTCCAGTTGGCACGGGTCCACCACGCGGGTCCTGtccagttggcatgggtccacctACGAGCCCATCCAATTGGCATGGGTCCACTACGCGGTCCCGTCCAGTTGCATGGGTCCACCACGTGGGTCCCGTCCGGTTGCATGGGTCCACCTCCCGAGCCCGTCCAGGTGGCATGGGTCCACCTCGCGAGCCCGTCCAGTTGGCATATTTCCAGCACGTGGGTCCCGtccagttggcatgggtccacctCGCAAACCCGTCCAGTTGGCAGGGTCCACCACGTGGGTCCCAtccagttggcatgggtccacctCGCGAGCCCtccagttggcatgggtccaccacgtgggtcccgtccggttggcatgggtccaccacGTGGGTCCCATCCAGTTGGCACGGGTCCACCACGCGGGTCCCGTCCAGTTGGCACGGGTCCACCTCGCGGGTCCCGtccagttggcatgggtccaccacgtgggtcccgtccggttggcatgggtccaccacgtgggtcccgtccggttggcatgggtccaccatgtgggtcccgtccagttggcatgggtccacctcgcgggtcccgtccagttggcatgggtccaccacgtgggtcccgtccggttggcatgggtccaccatgtgggtcccgtccagttggcatgggtccacctcgcgggtcccgtccagttggcatgggtccaccacgtgggtcccgtccggttggcatgggtccaccatgtgggtcccgtccagttggcatgggtccaccacGTGGGTCCCGTCCGGTTGGCATGAGTACACCACGTGGGTCCCGTCCAGTTGGCACGGGTCCACCTCGCGAGCCCGtccagttggcatgggtccaccacgcgggtcccgtccagttggcatgggtccaccacGCGGGTCCTGtccagttggcatgggtccacctCACGAGCCCGTACAGTTGGCATATTTCCACCACGTGGGTCCCGtccagttggcatgggtccacctCGCGAGCCCGtccagttggcatgggtccaccacGTGGGTCCCGTCCAGTTGACATATTTCCACCTTGCGGGTCCCGTCCAGTTGGCATGGATCCACCTCACGGGTCCCGtccagttggcatgggtccacTTCACGAGCCCATCCAATTGGCATGGGTCCACTACGCGGTCCCGTCCAGTTGCATGGGTCCACCACGTGGGTCCCGTCCGGTTGCATGGGTCCACCTCCCGAGCCCGTCCAGGTGGCATGGGTCCACCTCGCGAGCCCGTCCAGTTGGCATATTTCCAGCACGTGGGTCCCGtccagttggcatgggtccacctCGCAAACCCGTCCAGTTGGCAGGGTCCACCACGTGGGTCCCAtccagttggcatgggtccacctCGCGAACCCtccagttggcatgggtccaccacgtgggtcccgtccggttggcatgggtccaccatGTGGGTCCCAtccagttggcatgggtccaccacGCGGGTCCCGTCCAGTTGGCACGGGTCCACCTCGCGGGTCCCGtccagttggcatgggtccaccacATGGGTCCCGTCCggttggcatgggtccaccacgtgggtcccgtccagttggcatgggtccaTCTCGCGGGTCCCGtccagttggcatgggtccacctcgcgggtcccgtccagttggcatgggtccaccacATGGGTCCCGTCCggttggcatgggtccaccacgtgggtcccgtccagttggcatgggtccaccacgtgggtcccgtccagttggcatgggtccacctcgcgggtcccgtccagttggcatgggtccacctCGCGGGTCCCGTCCggttggcatgggtccaccacgtgggtcccgtccggttggcatgggtccaccatgtgggtcccgtccagttggcatgggtccacctcgcgggtcccgtccagttggcatgggtccaccacgtgggtcccgtccggttggcatgggtccaccacgtgggtcccgtccagttggcatgggtccaccacGTGGGTCCCGTCCGGTTGGCATGAGTACACCACGCGGGGTCCCGTCCGGTTGGCACGGGTCCACCTCGCAAGCCCATCCAGTTGGCAGGGTCCACCACGTGGGTCCCAtccagttggcatgggtccacctCGCGAACCCTCCAGTTGACATGGGTCCACCACGTGGGTCCCGTCCggttggcatgggtccaccacgtgggtcccgtccggttggcatgggtccaccatgtgggtcccgtccagttggcatgggtccacctcgcgggtcccgtccagttggcatgggtccaccacgtgggtcccgtccggttggcatgggtccaccatgtgggtcccgtccagttggcatgggtccaccacgtgggtcccgtccggttggcatgggtccaccatgtgggtcccgtccagttggcatgggtccaTCTCGCGGGTCCCGTCCggttggcatgggtccaccacgtgggtcccgtccagttggcatgggtccaccacGTGGGTCCCGTCCGGTTGGCATGAGTACACCACGCGGGGTCCCGTCCGGTTGGCACGGGTCCACCTCGCGAGCCCATCCAGTTGGCAGGGTCCACCACGTGGGTCCCATCCAGTTGGCATGGGTCTACCTCACGAGCCCGTCCAGTTGGCACGGGTCCACCACGTGGGTCCCGTCTGGTTGGCACGGGTCCACCACGCGGGTCCTGTCCGGTTGGCACGGTTCCACCACGCGGGTCCCGTCCGATTGGCACGGGTCACCACACGGGTCCCATCCGGTTGGCACGGGTCCTCCACGTTTGTCCCGTCTGGTTGGCACAGGTCTACCACGCGGGGCCCATCCAGTTGGCACGGGGCCACCACACGGAGCCCGTCCAGTAGGCATGGGGCCCCACGCGGGGCCCGTCCGATTGACCTATGTCCACCATGCAGTGTCTGTCCAGTAGCATGGTTCTACCACGCAGGGTCTGTCAGTTGGTGTTGATCCACCATGGGGGCTCATCCAGTTGGTGTGTGTCCACGTACAGGGCCTGACCAGTTAGTGTAGGTGCACCACGGAGGGCCCAGCCAGGTGGCCTGGGTGACCCTGCACAGTTATCGCAGCCGTACTCACTCTGTTACCCGTGCGGTCTTCTCTATCCCGAGACTCATTTCATAAGTGGAGCTTGTACTTCTGAGTCCCCTTCATCTGTGTCACCCATCCTCTCACCCCGCCGCCCCTCTGGCGGCCACCACGTTGTTTTCTGTGTTAGACTGTTTACTTTCTTTGTTCTGTCTTTGAAATTTCACATGTAAAGGAATCTGTCGATTCTGTGTCCTGTGACTTTGCATGACACCATGTAGGTCACTCTGTATTGTCAccagtggcaagatttcatttgttttatggccAAAGCAGTATTGTGTTGTGTATAGCATGTCTGTATGCACGCATCTGTTGATGGACGCTTACGTTGCTTCCCTATCTTGGGTATTGAAAATAAAGCTGGGGTGAACGTGGGGGTGCAGAGGTGGTTTTGAATTAGCCTTTTGTTTTCCTCGGGCAAACGCTCAGTAGTGTCATTGCTGGCCTGTGTAGTAACTCTCTtcctaactctttgaggaccctccatgctgttttccagagagcctgcaccagtttgcatctcCACCAAcggtgcacgagggttcctttctTCCAACATCCTCAGCCCACTCGTTGTACTTGTCTTTGGGATGACAGCTCATCTCACGGGTGAGCCGATGTCTCCTTATGGTTTGGGACAGAGCCCTTTGCCCATGGGACCTGACCCTGTGTACGGTGTGACAACTGTGTGGAATTGTTGACACCCGCTGGCATCACAGACTTACTGGGTGTGGGGAAGCCCCCGTCCGGCACACACAGCTGGTGTGAGAGGTGCTCTGAGTGTGAGCGCAGCAGAACACGAGCCTGTCCAGAACCGGTGCGTTCTCACGTGGGAGCTTTGCAGCGGCACCCGTGGCCAGACGCTTCTGTGCGGACTGTCACGGGGCGATGGAAGTGTCCCTGCCAGGAGGGGTCACCCACACTGACCCTTGTGTGCAGCTGGCTCCCGGCAGCTTGAATACCCGGTGATGGTGTCACAGCTTCCGCCGCCCCAAGTGCACATTTGGGCTCATACATGCACTTGTCTGTATCAAAGAATTATCAACAATAAAATGGGCTTCGTTTCTTTCCCAGTTCTTCACTTTCCAGATCACAGCTGCAAACACAACTGCAGCACAGCATTGTCCCAATGACCTGCGACATTTCCGGTATTTGCATAGATGTCCGCGCAGATGTCCTGCATCACACACACGTATGTACCTAGTAGAGACCCGGGGCATAGCACACACCCCTAAACGTCGCCCCCTCTTTGTTTCTGCAGATACGGAACGGCTCTATTCAGTGGTGTTTCAGGAAATATGCGATCGCTACGGAAAGAAATACAGCTGGGATGTCAAGTCCCTTGTTATGGGGAAAAAGGCAACGGAGGCGGCCCAGATCGTAATAGACGTCCTGCAGCTCCCCATGTCCAAAGAGGAGCTGGTGGACGAAAGCCAGATGAAGTTGAAAGAATTATTCCCCACGGCTGCTCTGATGCCAGGTACGTGCCCCTCCGTGTGACGGGATCATATCCGCGTGCCTTTGCGGTATTGTTGTAAACCCCGGTTACCGGCCCGTGCCGGGCTTGCTTTTGTGTCTTCCTTTGTCTTGATAGCTTCTCAGGAAAACCTCGTCTTGTTTGAGGCTCACAGGTACTCCAGAGAGAGTTTGCTTAATCCTATGCTGTGATTCCATCTGGTCTTTCCAAGGGCTTCCTTCCAAGGAAGGAACCACTGAGTCCCAAGGTCCAAAAACATGCGAACTGTGCTCGTTCCGGTGTTGTACCAGTGCCACACTCACGACGGAATCGCATCAAGGTCCGATAGGTGGCTTTGCCTTTTCCTGTTCAAAATGAGACACGAGATTATTTTAGCGAATATTTAAACGTGAGCAAATTGATGATAAGCAAGCCGCTAAATCTTCCCAAACaaccttctttttattattttttcttttttttttttaagttaagagcATAATTCATTTTCAACACGTGTGTTTACATGCCCTTCACCCCTTTCTTCACTTGTTTTCCTTTGAAAGCAAAGATGACTTCTGTCCCTTGGGGCTTGTTAAGTGAAGATCGATCAGAACTCAGTTGTCTGCTGTTTCTTGCTAAAAGTCAGAAGGTCGAGAATGTTCTAGATTACAGGGCTGAAAGATGCCAAAAAATGGAGTGCTATTTTAAGAGTCTTCCAGGGAGAAAGGTGAATACTCTGTCTTTGGAATTAATGGTgcaaggacaggggaaaaacaaatgtgCAGTTACGGCCATAATTTTGTATTTACAATTGTATTCCTGTGACTCATAGTTTTGAAAcatgtgtgtttaaaaaatatttacgcATGCATCCAAAAGTGCAGATTGAATATTCCCTGGGAATAGAGAATTTCCTGTAAACGACCTGCTAGTACCACTGCCTGTGTCACATAGAAACCACATACGTGCGCTGTGCTTGGATGACACACAAATCTGAATGTCGGGCGTGGGCACGAGCTCCGTGTCCGCTGCCATCCTGGACCCTTTGCACACGGAGCTATCGCGACAGCCTTTAATGATGGAAACACGTCCATACAGCTCAGTTTTCAAATCATGGTAGAAACCAGACCTGGTAAAACTAACCGTCTCATCCATCTCTAGGTGTCTAGTTTGGTGGTGTTGCGTAGCGTCACGCTGTCGGGTCACGGCCCCCAGCACCCGTCTCTAGGACTTCTTCATCTTAGAAAACAGACACTCTGACCCATCCACCCCTCACTCCCCATTCGGCCCTCCTTCCAGCCCCTGACACCATCATTCTGCATTCTGTGTGTGTGAACTGGACTATTGTACGTACCtcgttttgggggggggggggggggctcataCAGGATTTGTCCTTTCCGGATTGGCTGTTTGAACTTAGCATCacgtcctcaaggttcattcatgttgtcgcATGATATAGGATTGTCTTCCGTTTTCCCCACCCCGGTACAGCTACATCACGTTGTGTGTGTCCATTCGTCTCTTGATACTCGTTGGAGTCCTTTCTCTTCCTGGCTATTATGAAGGATGCTGCTATGGACGTAGGAATACGGAGACGTTTCTGCGACCGTGCTTTCAGTTTCTGGCTCGTGTACCTGGAAGCGGGCTCATGGAGCGTATGGTGGTTCCGTTTGCTATCTCTTGAGGAGCCAGCCTACTGTGTTCTAGAGTGACTGCACCCTATTATTTTCTAACTGTCCACGAGTGTTCCcgtttctccacattttcaccaacacttaCTTATTTTCTGTGGTTTTTGGTTGTTCTTGTTAGTAGGCATTCTCAGATGTACAAAGTAAAAACTCATTGTAGttcagatttgcatttctctaatgatgaaTCATGGAGAACCTTAGTTTATATGCTTTTaactatttctgtgttttctttggagagctgtcttaagtcttttgcccatttttaaaaatagggttacttttttgttgttatttggtgggagttctttatatttcctgGATAAACCCCTTATCAGACACTTATCAGtgtgcaaataaatatttttttcttcctatttcaataGGTTACCTTTTCATCCTCCTGCGTGCTTTGATGTGCAAGATTTTTTAAGTTTCATGCAGTCCCATTTGGCTCCCAGTTTGCTCTCGTTGTCTGAGTGTTTGCTGTTCTACCCAAGACATCAGTATAAAATCCAATTTCCTAAAGCTTTCCTCCTATGTTTTATTCCAGGAATGTTACAGCTTTAGGTCTTTGATTAATTTCGAATTAATCCTTGTATGTCAAACCTCGTCGTTTGCCTGTGGATATCCTAAGTATCCCCAATTTCGTGGGAATTTGTCGGAGAGACGGGCCTTATGCTCTCGAGTGGTCTTGGCATATTGTTGAAGATTATTCAAACCacgggacgcccaggtggctcagcagttgaggcctgccttcggcccatggcgcgttcccggggtcctgggatcgagtcccacatcgggctccctgcatggaacctatttctccctcttcctgtgtcactacctctctgtgtctctcatgaagaaataaaatcttaaaaaaaaaaaaaaagattattcaaagATTCAAAGATTATTCTTGCATATATGCAAGAGTCTATTTCtgtgctttctgttctgttctgttggtctTCCTGCCTGTACCGCACTGCTTTGataactatagctttataatGTGTTTTCAATCAAGAAGTTCAAGACCTCCaacttttattatctcttttcaatatttttatggcAATTGAGAGTCCCTTGAGTGTCTGTTTAAACTTTAGGATGTTTTCTGTGTTTAATATGCTTGGGATCTTGGTAGGGATCACTTTGAATGTGCatattgttttgggtagtatggacattttaataccAGATTTTCCAGTTTATgaacatgggatgtttttccatttatttatatcttcttttttaatgttttcagcaATGACTTGTCgcttcagtgtacaagtctttcaccatCTTAGGAGTATATTCCTTTTTGATGTGTTATAAATGGCataattttaactttcttttcagattgttcattgtatCTAGAAATGTGACTTTGCATGTTGATTTTTGTGTCCTCCAGTGTTGCTGGATTTCTTTACCAGGTCTAACAGTTTTTATGTGTTTGAAACCTGTAGGATTTTTTACTTATAAGGTCACGTCTTCTGCAAATGGGGATACTTACTTTCTGCCTTTACAGTTTGGATATGTCTTCGTTTTCCTGCTTCATTGCTCTGGCTAGGTCTTCTGGCACTATGTGTAGGACTGttatcttattcctgatctcagaggaaGAGTTTTCACCTTCTGtgaagtatgatgttagctgtgggcttttcacgTACGGTCTTTGTTATGTTGAGGCAGTTTTAGTCaacctacttttctttttctcagtttcaGTGTTGGTATCATGAAAAggtgttgagttttgtcaaatgctcttgcCACATCAATGGATAGAATTATATAGTTTTTGTCATTCACTTTGTTGATATGGTGtatcacagtgattttttttttttttgtatgttgtgaACCATCTGTGCCTTCCAGCAATAACTTCCACCTGGTGATGGCATATATTGCTTTTAATGCGTTGTCAAaatcagtttgctagtattttttttagtatttttgccTCCATACCCATTATAGATATCAATatgtagttttcttgtagtgttTTTGCCTGGTTTTCATATGAGGGTAATgttggtctcatagaatgagcaCACATACACCTTTCTCTTCAGATTTCTGTAGGGGTTTGAGGaatattcatttaatcctctttgTTTGGTAGGCTTCATCACAGATGGGTTTTCCTTTGTTGGGAGGTTTCTCATCCCTGAACAAATATCCTTAGTATTTTATATCTGATCAGactttctgtttcttgatttgatcttgacacaaaatatatatttcttttttttcttttttaagattttatttatttattcatgagagacacacagagagaggcagagacctatgcagagggagaagcaggctccgcatggggagcccgatgtgagacttgatcccaggaccccagaatcacaacctgagccaaaggtagattctcaaccactgagccacccagatgccccaagggtATTTATTTCTAACAATATATCCCTTTCCTGgttatccagtttgttggcatacaCTCTTTAGCATTATtctcctaaatcttttttttttccccctaatttctGTGGCATTGGTTTTAATGTCacccttcttcatttctgattttagttatttgaacttctcttgtttttctcttaatcTAGCTAAGTATTTGTCCATCCTGTTAACATTTAACCTGGATTATCTTTCATTGTTCAACATGCTAATAAGTACCCATAATGTATTAGGTATGCAAATGTATTTTCCCTACATTATCCTCTCAAACCTTTCAAGTGCTGTTCCTTCTTGTATTTTTGTTCTGTACTCTAAGAAACACTTGATATATGTTCTACTACAATGCCCAGAAATGTGATGTTTTCTCAAGCTAGTGTGGTAGTTTGGCTGGAATACTACGAAGTCTACACCATGAACTCTACTTGGTGAAACCAATTGATGCAGTGTTCTCATTTAGCTTTGGCAGTGACCACACATCACTTATGTAAGATACTCATCATAGATGATTACAGATCACTTAATTCAGAAGTTTCTAATTTAAAAGTAAGGCAGGAGGTAGTTCCAAAGATAGCGTAGTCCTACAGAACTTAAcctagatgactttttttttggaCGTCTTGTGTATTGTCATCGGTGAGGCTGGTGAGAGTTAAAATAAGTATACACAAAATATCTTATTTGATTCTATGAATCTTACATAAAGTAGGGCAACGTTTCTACCCTAAAGGACAGGCTTCACAAACCCTgtcttccttccattccttccaCCCACCCTTCATCTCCGTACCTGAGCCAAACCTGAAATCCCCTGAGAAGGTGATCTCCTGGATACTGGGTGGAGGGACAGTGTTCAGAAAAACTG
This genomic window contains:
- the LOC140627849 gene encoding uncharacterized protein — translated: MPTGWDPRGGPCQLDGLARWTRANRTGPRVVYSCQPDGTHVVDPCQLDGTHVVDPCQPDGTREMDPCQLDGTHMVDPCQPDGTHVVDPCQLDGTHMVDPCQPDGTHVVDPCQLDGTREVDPCQLDGTHMVDPCQPDGTHVVDPCQPDGTHVVDPCQLEGSRGGPMPTGWDPRGGPCQLDGLARWTRANRTGPRVVYSCQPDGTHVVDPCQLDGTHVVDPCQPDGTHVVDPCQLDGTREVDPCQLDGTHMVDPCQPDGTHVVDPCQPDGTREVDPCQLDGTREVDPCQLDGTHVVDPCQLDGTHVVDPCQPDGTHVVDPCQLDGTREVDPCQLDGTREMDPCQLDGTHVVDPCQPDGTHVVDPCQLDGTREVDPCQLDGTRVVDPCQLDGTHMVDPCQLDGTHVLEICQLDGLARWTHATWTGSGGGPMQPDGTHVVDPCNWTGPRSGPMPIGWAREVDPCQLDGTREVDPCQLDGTRKVEICQLDGTHVVDPCQLDGLARWTHANWTGPTWWKYANCTGS